One window of the Salvia splendens isolate huo1 chromosome 1, SspV2, whole genome shotgun sequence genome contains the following:
- the LOC121797088 gene encoding pentatricopeptide repeat-containing protein At3g46790, chloroplastic-like produces the protein MSECSKTLQPSHLRAPSRHRISTTSLVSTSTLTVTTSTTNKNHSIQTLCRKGKLKQAIQLLSHEDNPTQLTYDLLIQSCTQNHSLSDAFTVHTNLTQDGFAQDPFLATKLINMYAELGSASHAREVFDKITEKTIYVWNAVFRALALLGDGEEALRLYRRMNSIGMPSDRFTYTYILKACVVSGSERPLRGEEVHAQVLRRGYERHLHVMTTLVDMYAKFGCVESARLVFDSMPAKNLVSWSAMIACFAKNARPLEALEVFREMMREGGDDVLPNSITLVSVIQACAALSALEQGKLIHGYVLRKGLDSILPVMNALVTMYARCGDVELGENVFNQMDKRDVVSWNSMISSYAVHGLGSKALATFQEMVKRGVSPTPVTFISVLGACSHSGLVDEGKSLFDSMRREHGIRPSVEHYACVVDLLGRANRLEEAARIIADMRDEPGAMVWGALLGSCRIHCNVELAERASRMLFELEPTNAGNYVLLAEIYAEAKMWDEVKRVKKVLEEKGLQKVPGCCWIEAKKRVYSIRSVDEVNPQIELVHALVVKLSEEMMEQGYVPETKSVLYELDTEEKQRVLLGHSEKLAVAFGLINCRRGETMRISKNLRLCEDCHSFTKFVSKFADREIKVRDINRFHHFRDGNCTCGDYW, from the coding sequence ATGTCCGAATGTTCCAAAACTCTCCAGCCGTCTCACCTCCGTGCACCCTCACGCCACCGCATCTCCACCACCTCCCTCGTCTCCACTTCAACCCTCACAGTGACCACCTCCACAACCAACAAAAACCACTCCATCCAGACCCTCTGCAGAAAGGGCAAACTCAAACAAGCAATCCAATTGCTATCCCATGAGGATAATCCCACCCAACTCACCTACGACCTCCTCATCCAATCCTGCACCCAAAATCACAGCTTATCCGACGCATTCACTGTTCACACCAACCTCACCCAAGATGGCTTCGCTCAAGATCCTTTCTTGGCCACAAAGCTCATCAACATGTACGCGGAACTCGGCTCTGCCTCTCACGCCCGCGAAGTGTTCGATAAAATTACTGAAAAAACGATTTATGTTTGGAACGCCGTTTTTCGCGCTCTCGCTCTGTTGGGCGATGGAGAAGAGGCTCTGAGATTGTACAGGAGGATGAATTCGATCGGGATGCCCTCTGATCGGTTCACTTACACTTATATTCTCAAGGCGTGCGTTGTTTCGGGTTCCGAGCGCCCTCTTCGGGGGGAGGAGGTCCACGCGCAAGTTCTGCGTCGCGGATACGAGAGGCATCTCCATGTCATGACTACTTTAGTTGATATGTATGCGAAATTCGGGTGCGTGGAGAGTGCTAGGCTGGTATTCGACTCAATGCCGGCCAAGAATCTAGTTTCGTGGAGCGCTATGATCGCGTGTTTTGCGAAGAATGCGAGGCCGTTGGAGGCGCTGGAGGTTTTCCGAGAGATGATGCGGGAGGGTGGCGATGACGTGCTTCCTAACTCGATCACGTTGGTCAGTGTGATTCAGGCATGTGCGGCGCTGTCTGCTCTGGAGCAGGGGAAGTTGATACATGGCTATGTACTTAGGAAAGGGCTCGATTCGATCTTGCCGGTTATGAATGCCCTTGTCACTATGTATGCTAGATGCGGGGATGTTGAGTTAGGGGAGAATGTTTTCAATCAGATGGATAAGAGGGATGTTGTTTCTTGGAATTCCATGATTTCAAGCTATGCAGTTCACGGGCTCGGGTCAAAGGCGCTTGCGACGTTTCAGGAGATGGTGAAACGAGGCGTGTCGCCTACTCCAGTAACGTTCATCAGCGTGTTGGGAGCTTGCAGCCATTCTGGACTCGTTGACGAGGGAAAATCGTTGTTTGATTCGATGAGGAGAGAGCATGGGATTCGCCCTAGCGTGGAGCATTACGCTTGCGTTGTGGATCTTCTTGGCAGAGCTAATAGGCTAGAGGAAGCGGCTCGGATCATAGCCGATATGCGGGATGAGCCAGGGGCGATGGTGTGGGGCGCTCTCCTCGGATCGTGCAGGATTCATTGCAACGTGGAGCTTGCAGAGAGGGCGAGTAGGATGCTGTTTGAGCTCGAGCCCACGAACGCAGGGAACTATGTGCTTCTTGCTGAGATATACGCGGAGGCGAAGATGTGGGACGAGGTGAAGAGAGTGAAGAAGGTGTTGGAAGAGAAGGGGCTGCAGAAGGTACCGGGATGCTGCTGGATTGAAGCGAAGAAAAGGGTGTACTCGATTAGGTCTGTGGACGAGGTGAATCCTCAAATCGAGCTGGTCCATGCTTTGGTGGTGAAGCTGTCGGAGGAGATGATGGAGCAGGGGTATGTGCCGGAGACGAAATCGGTGCTGTACGAGCTCGATACGGAGGAGAAGCAGCGGGTGCTGTTGGGGCACAGTGAGAAATTGGCAGTGGCGTTTGGTTTGATAAATTGCAGGAGAGGAGAGACGATGAGGATTAGCAAGAATCTGAGGTTGTGCGAAGATTGTCACTCGTTCACCAAGTTCGTGTCCAAGTTTGCAGATCGAGAGATTAAGGTTAGGGATATAAATCGGTTCCACCATTTCAGAGATGGGAATTGCACATGTGGGGATTATTGGTGA
- the LOC121745196 gene encoding serine/threonine-protein phosphatase PP1 isozyme 2-like — MDDEFSVFDDEINKKKKLSKSQFFLFTHFLWIAGDIHGHYGDLLRLFEYVGFPPEANYLFSGDYVDRGKQSLETISLLLAYKIKYPENFFLSSGNHECASINRIYGFNDECKRRFNVRLWKVFTDCFNCLPVAALIDDKILCMHGGLSPDLTNMNQIRTLPRPTDIPESGLLCDLLWSDPSRDVKGWGMNDRGVSYTFGQNKVAEFLMQHDMDLVCRAHQGFAVVWLPELWILVSFNFVELRDMNMVLRHCAMTECLRILFIMQSTIQTVYIHLSDLA, encoded by the exons atggatgatgaattcTCAgtttttgatgatgagattaacaagaagaagaaattg TCGAagtctcaattttttttatttactcattTCTTGTGGATTGCAGGTGATATTCACGGACATTATGGAGATCTTTTGAGGCTTTTTGAGTATGTTGGATTCCCTCCGGAGGCCAATTATCTGTTCTCAGGAGATTATGTTGATCGAGGCAAGCAGAGTTTAGAGACAATAAGCCTTCTTCTTGCCTACAAGATCAAGTATCCAGAAAATTTCTTTCTCTCAAGTGGAAATCACGAATGCGCATCAATTAACAGGATATATGGATTCAATGATGAATGTAAACGCCGTTTCAATGTTAGGCTGTGGAAAGTTTTCACTGATTGTTTTAATTGCCTTCCTGTAGCGGCTCTGATAGACGATAAGATACTTTGCATGCATGGTGGTCTTTCTCCTGATCTAACAAACATGAATCAAATAAGAACTCTACCTCGTCCAACTGATATTCCTGAGTCTGGTCTGCTTTGTGATCTACTTTGGTCAGATCCTAGTAGAGACGTTAAAGGTTGGGGTATGAATGACAGAGGAGTCTCATACACATTTGGTCAAAATAAAGTGGCTGAATTTCTCATGCAACATGATATGGACCTCGTTTGTCGTGCCCATCAG GGATTCGCTGTCGTTTGGTTACCTGAATTATGGATACTGGTTTCTTTCAACTTTGTAGAACTCAGAGACATGAACATGGTACTAAGGCACTGTGCAATGACAGAATGTTTAAGAATCTTGTTCAT AATGCAATCTACGATTCAGACTGTGTACATTCACTTGTCTG ATTTAGCATAG